Part of the Zingiber officinale cultivar Zhangliang chromosome 8A, Zo_v1.1, whole genome shotgun sequence genome, GGCCATTTTTGCTGGAGAAGTAGAGCAGTAGACGATGAATGATAGAGGAGATTACGTTTCCAGCTGCAATCTTGCtgaaaaataagaaataataTAGTGTGTGTGATAGAGGGATCGGAGTTCTTTACAATGAAAGCAATGGGgaagctttgtttttttttttttttaactttttttttctcaatGCGATGGGGACATGGAATTTGCCTAACAGTTACAATGTATCTACTAGCAttaattttctttatcttttcttTGTGACGTATTACAGAGAGTTGAAATGTTTTTTCAACAACAAAGAATACAGGTGAGCCACGCAAAATTGAGTTTGACAAGTTTTTTAACAGATAACAAACAAGGTTTACTTTCTTGGGGCCAATAACAATTGTCATTCATACAATTCTTTTTTGATATTCTGAAGTCATCGTTACAAGTTCACAATTCACAACATTGTCAATCCAATGAATAGCGATAGCGTGCAAGGTTAGTTCAATAATTCATTTCGTGACACTTCATGACATAAATTTATTGTATTTGTAATTCACATTACAGCCTATATTTGTAATTCACATCACCTATATTAAGATGGTCGtagcaattttttattttaataattactaAGTTTTGTTTATGTTTGTTTGTAGAGTCTCACACAAAGAGTGTCATGTTGATCTTTAGGTTGTATTCCTTGACATATACTTGAGGTGTTATTACTGGGGCCATACCTCTAAAGTttagattcaaaattcaaatatgaTTGATCTGGTCCAAGACGGTTGACTGGGGTAAGTTAACTACTGCTGTTGGAGCGGACTTTGATTAGTTTTCTGTTGAGTCATCTTTTCATGAGTTCACTCCCGACGAGTAAACTTTTGGTGAGTTGACATCTATCAGATTTGCTATCGAGAGATGTTAAGTTTGTCGTATACAATTTATCAagtatattaaatttttaatcatttaaaagTATTTTATCTGAGAGATATtttctccttaattttttttgatagatgttgactcgtatcaaTGTTCGTACTAATATAATATCACTTTTGATGAATtattcaagaatcttgtccatgtaatgggactgactaagaacaagtctttttgttattctaagaattttgatttctaAAATCCCATCAGCTATGTTCATGTCGTTCATGTCAAATTTTGGAtttaacatatctttagtggatttgattatcttataatTATTTCCAATAataaatatgtcatctacatataagcaTAAGGTGACATAATCATTCTctgtggctttcatgtagacgtatttatcatatttattgattTTGAATTCACATTCCTTCGTGACAttgtcaaatttctcatgccactatATCGGTAtttgtttcaagtcatataataacttcaccaatctacaaatcttATTTTTCTATCCTAGCACAGAAAATACTTCAAGTTACTCCATAtaaatttcctcttctaaattctCATTTAGAAAAACTGtatttacatccatctgatataTTTCTAGTTTTCATAAAGTAGCAATACCTAACAAaattctaatggaagttattctcgacaccggaaaatatgtatcaaagtaatcaaggtcttctcaTTGTTGGTATCCTTTTAATTACCAATTTAGCCTTGTATTTATCAATCGTGTCAtctgattttattttctttttgaaagtCCACTTGCAACCTAATTATTTACTTCCCAGGAGAAGattcacaagttcccaagtgtgattttgtaagTGCAATTGTCTCTTTCTAGTGAGGTTAATCAGAAGAACTTACTACTTCTGAGTACCTTTGAGACTCACTTTCCAATATGAAAGTAATAAAATCCATTCCGTAGAATTTTTCCACCCAAACTCTTTTATttcgtctaagctcaacctcaagtggttcatcatcttcttcttcctcttgtgtttctAATGCTTGTTTTGAGAGGCTTTCTTCCTCTCGGATCTTACACAAAAACTCATGCTTGAAGAACTATACATTTCTAATTCTATTATCGAGTTTTTATGTATAACCagtatttgtgactcatacactAAAAATCGATACGCACTGTTGTTATGTGCATATTCAATAAATATGTAATCAATAATTTTTGGTTCTATCATAATCCTTTTCAGATTAGGTACCAAAACTTTAACAAGATAcccccacattcataaatatttgtaggactaTTATCtttcattccacaactcataaggactctagtctattttcttttagggcaccttatttaaaagataattagctgttaacatagCTTTCCCTCAATGAACTTTGGCAGTCcaaagctcaatagaagagcattcatcatttccTTAAGAGTGTGATTCTTTTGCTGAGTATAAGaagctgttgtttcgtgtctaATCTCATATTCAGCAAACAACTCAGTGAACGGTGATACATAATCACCGTCCCGGTCACTTCAAACAATCTTAATCTTCTTATTAAGTTAGTTTTCTATCTCATTCTTATATAGAATAAATTTCTCTATAGTTCCATCCTTACTTTTAAGAAGATatacataacagtattttgtgttattatctacaaaagtgatgaagtacttATTCCCACCACGTGTCAGTGTACTATTTAGGTTGCACACGTTGGTGTGAATTAAGCCAAGTGGTTCACTgcttctttcaacatgttgaaatgATGACCTTATCATTTTTGTTTCAACATAAATTTCATACTTGTGTTTCGGATAAAGGTGAAATGTTAGTATGCTTTATATGCTAATTAATCTACATAACACATTATAGTTAACATATCCTAGTCTATCATGTCACAAACacaaagactcaagcatataaacgAAAGAGTTTACAGTTTTATTAATCTTAGGCTTAATTGTCATTACACTAAGCTTAAATAACCCATTGGTTACATAACTCTTtcctaaaaatattttatgataaaataactctgtccgactcaaaaacaatgcgaaagtTATGCTTGTTTAATAATGAtccagacactagattcttccgaatctctggAATATACAACACATTGTTGAGAGTTAACTCCTTGCTCGAGGTCAAATTCAACACAACTTTTTCTTAACCCATGATGTTAGAGGTTGCTAAGTTCCCCATGAACAATTTCTCTTCATCTTTGATTTCTTCAAAGTTATGGAGCAACTCCTTATTGTAGCAAATATGTCTGATGGCACTGGTATCGATCTACCATTGTTACGAGTTTGAACCCACTAGGTTCAGCTTGGAGACCACAATGCataggtcgtccatttctggtccctcattCAAGTtgacctcttgcttcttctttaaCTTTCTATATTTTAAAGATTTGTGACCGACTCTGTCACAATTGAATCACTTCCCAGAGAATATCTTCTTGcttatgcctcctctgggtctcatcttggaagactttaaattctttttctttgagTTTTGACTGTGCTTGACCACATTGACTTTCACAGTAGCCtaagagaacaactttctcttggaactcttgttgtcttcctcGATTCGAAATCTAACAATGAGTTCTTTCATGTTCATCTTCTTCCACTTATGCTTCAGGTAGTTTTTGAAGTCCTTTCAACTGGGAGATAACTTCTTAATGATTGCTACTagttggaaggtttcactcaacaCTATACCTTCTGAGTAAATCTTGTGTAAAATCACCTGAAGCTGCTGGACTTGGTTGATCACCGTCTTAgaatcaaccatcttgtagtccaagaATCAACCCACAATGAATTTCTTGGCCCCTACATTCTTTCATGTCCAAGAACTCCAAAagctccttagtcgttctctttGCGCTATACATGATGTATAGCGAGTTGACAAGGctattgaggatgtagtttcgataTAGATATTCAAAATGAGTCTATAcctccactgcactgatggtCTGAACACTAACATTCTCAACATACTTGGGTGTGTCCTTGGTCAAGTATCGAGTCAGATTGAGTGTTGTCaagtagaagaacatcttctgcTATTACCTCTTGAAGTTTAACCCAGTGAACTTCTCTGCCCTTTCCCTGTGATTGATTGGAACATTTCCAATCAGGGCGGAGGGACCCTTCACTCATTGAGAATGTTGCATCTCAACTGTTTctgtggtcatctcaacagaacaaatctatttcaagattgttggacaatctgttgccggagataGAGGGGAAGTTTagctgaattgaaattacacaatATCAATTCCAACTTATCTGTCGAGaggacctgagcagataatctcaggctgatGGCCTTAAAAGTCAGGCCAAGCTGCTAGGTTGTTTAGAAGATGGTTGTCTACTACACAGTTTAAGTGTAGAGTGGAGACTCCCGAGTGTAGACTATCGAGTGTAGATTCTCGAGTGGATGCCGAGTTAGGAGATGCTGAGTAGAGTCGACAATCCGAGTCGCTAAGTTGGGAGATGTCGAGAGGAGTTGGGAAGTCGAGTCTGGAGACAGAATTATCGATCAAAAGATGTTGAGGCCTACTTTCAAGTAATTtctttgaaacagattcgccccaccttcGGTTGTACTTTGAGGTTCTTTCAGGTCGTTTGTTTTCCAGGATACAACGGCAGAACCATGCACACAACCAAGCACTAGTTCTTCATGGCaaactgagaatgcacctgagtgctatcatgagttatttagccgagcggatgcaCCACTGAGATGAAAGAATCGGAGAACAAAGGTGGAATAATTCCTTTGTTATTGCTTTCGCTTTTTTGTTTTCTCAAGAtctagcctccttatataggagggctCATTCCTGGCTGCAATGAATGGCTGAGTTATGGTCATTCAATGATAGATTTAATGTCGGTCATTATTGCAGAGACATTACGAAATCGTCATTAGTAGATTTTATGTCAGTCATTATTGTTGAGACATTACAGAGTCGCCAATAATGagtttaatatttttgttatACTCTTGAGCAGGTAACAAAAAGATATTCAGGTGGCAAAACATTGGTTCattcacttgggcaaattttacctTGACCGATCCGACATTTGACGCAGGTCACACTCACACACAAGTCAACTTAGTTTAGTGCAAATACATACCTTGAATTTGCACCACCTGAATACCCACATGTGAGATAGAGTCTCTCCCCATATATATATGTTCACAACATTAATGCATAtaccataatttaaaccaacaataaattcATACATAATAGAGTCTCTTCTTCTCACCATcattattccattcacattttaaACAGTTAGGGTGTTGCTAAGGGGTTTCGATTTTCTTTACTGAAGGATCATCGTTAAGATCGATAGCATCCCAAAGCCTCGGGGGAAAACCTGGCAGTCGTTGTTGGTGCAGTTGTTGCTGCTCATTCATGGCGGCAACATCGACTACAGGCCGTGGCGGTGGCAACAAGAGTCCAAAGGGTTGTGAGGTATCCAAGGCGAAAGACTTGTCGTTGACATTCTTGTGTTGCTCGTTGAGGCAGCagagatgctccaattgcacGACCCTGAGGCCGTGCTACGGGGTCTTATTGAGCATGCTCCTCTTTGAGGACTCGATCGCTGCTACTGTCGAAATCGGCACGCATGAGTCGTTCGATGGAATGTCGAGCCCAACCTTGATCTGGGGATGGCCTTCGAGCACCATGGCTGAGAACACGGAGTGTCTCCTCAAGGCAATGCGGTGGTTGAAGCATGGGGTGTctccacatgaggtcttggagtTGAAACTCGATGCGTCCAAGCATGCCCTCCCTCATGCCTTGGCCActtgcactaatgactagtagtcacctGTAATTTTCCACCTCCAATTGGCATAAGGACAGATTGGAGGGGGCGCTGGGGTCGAGTGAATCATCTTTTGCCACGTGGCTGAGAACACAGAGGCAGAAGCAGTAGTAGCTGATTGGCGTTTTACAAAAGAGGAGGCGAAGGAGCAGGAAAGATATCCATATCCAAAGGAAAAAGGTAGGCTATTTTTCCATATTCAAAGAGATGGTGATGAAATCTTGTTCCAGAGCGATTTGTCGCCCATATTCTCATTCTCGAGCGCAAGCTTCAAGAGCTCCATCTCCAATTGTATTATAGTattaaaataaggaaaaatttacaTGTAGTCCTCAAtccataatttaaattttataatagttcctattcataaaaaattttgtttccactCCTCAACTAAACATAATGAACACTTAATTACCTAATTGCCCTCatatttttttaggtacaaaaagtttaaaaatgagtataattcctattaattttaacacattaaactaaaatctattatattttctatcaaattgagtgtGACTCTTTTTTCATCTCAATTGGAAAATATATTAGAGTTTCTTTAAATGATGCTCAATTGAATAGAaattatactagattttttttaaatgatgctgaatttagaaaaaattatattaagtagaaaaaaaaatcatgttcaatttgatagaaaatatattcaattctaatttaaaatattgaatttaagagaattatactcatttttagactttttgtatctAAAAATATGAGGGGTGATTAAATAACAATGTTTGTagagggagttgaaacaaataaaactttgcatgcagggagtggaaacaaagttttttagaTATGAGAACTGCGTGCAAAGTTGAATTTGTGGttaggaaaatttacatttaGTCCCCAATCACAACTTAAACTTTACATACAGTCCCCAGTCCAAAAAACTTTATTTTCACTCCCCAACAAAACATAATGGACACCAAATTACCTAATTGTCCAttatattttttaggtacaaaaagtttaaaaatgaatataattcctcATAATTTAATACATTAAACTataatatagtatattttctattaaattgagtatcactcttttttcacctcaattagatgaaaaatatactaaattttctttaaatgatgctcaattggatgaaaatcaTATTAGATTCTTTTCAAATGGtgctgaatttaaaaaaaattatattaagtgGAAAAAAAACATACTTAAGTTGAAAGAAAATATACTCATTCTAATTTAAAATGTtgaatttaagaagaattatacttatttttaaatatttttacttaAAACATATGAAGAACAATTAAGCAACGATGTTTGCATGAGAAAttaaagcaaataaaattttatatgctggaagtaaaaacaaaatttttttaacataaaaactACATGCAAAATTAAAATTGTTGTTAGAAATTTTTTCCAATTTACTGTTAAAATAAACAGgtttaacttatttaaaatattatataactttttatatttaatttttttatcgacttaattaaaattacttaaatatCACTAAAATCAATATTATCCAAATTATCGGGCGACATTCTTGAATGTCTAATATTAAATTCATTTCGAGGAACGTTCCAACCATTAATTGGACACAAGCTATTGAAACAGGGTTCGACCACCCTGTGAAAACACAGGTTATATAATGATCGAACAGATTATCTTTGGTTACAGTTTCAAGTGATCCAAACACAAAACTAAATCAAAACCAAACGTAGAAATTAAAAAGGCAAGGGGAGAAGAAACACCAAGCAAACCAACAATGACCTATCACCTTCATGGACGGGTGATGAAGAATTGTGCAACTAACAAGGTCATGCATGATGCCCATCCACTACGAGGAATAGGACCTTGCGGACACCCTTGATGATGAATGGAGGCTAAACTGAGATGCTAATGGCGACGGCAAAGTATCCCAGGGGTTATGGCGACGATCAACTATGACCACTGATAAATGCCAACGGGCTGATTAGTGCAAGGGATAAACTTAAGAGTATGGTATTAAATGCCAAATAGTTGAAAGATGCGTGTAGGAAGCAATGCGTCATATATCCATCAACTGAGAGCCAGATGagggtttcttcttcttttttttgctCTGTTTTTTTCCGGAGATCCGTTCCTTGACTGTTTCTGGAGGAGGCTGAGTCCTCCTTAGATGTTCGTGGATGGCAGCGAGTGGATCCATCTGGAACACAGGATCATCCAACACCCGCTTCAAGTGAGCACCTTCTATTTGGCTATAAAATGCATCGCATCAGCAGGTGAAGATAGTAGAAACGGAAAGAAAATTATAAGAGCTCAAGTAATTACACTAGTTTCTGCCTGTCCTTGGAGTTTGGCTTAGAGTTTTTGGAACTAATAGGCCTCTGGATGGTGTTCAAATCTGGAAGAAATTCGGAAAGGGCTGAAAGATCATATGCCTTCAACTTACGCtgtcttctctctctctttttctgcATAAACAAGACCAGTCAACTTCAAGATTATAATCTCGTAGTTTTTGATCCAGCCACTTTTAGAACACAGGATTATAATCTGGAAGAGTTCTAGAGCCCATTCTATATACAGTACAAATGCAATGCCTCCTTTAACTTTCCTACTAACATATACGTGTTAACTATGTAATATGTCAATCACGAGTAGTTTGTTGCCATGTGTGCTTCCTGCTTACCATGATCTAGTGTTAACTCATGGGTACATTGTATGTCTTCAATTTGTCTAACTGGCAATCCTTCCAATATATAGTCCTTACCAGCAATCTGACAATAtatatcatattcatatatatagtCCTTAAAAGTAATCtgacattttgtatcatattcatCTTTACAATGGTAGGTTTCAAAAACTATCAACATTAGTTCAgtgaatttaattataatttttctaatCATTGGAATTtgacataattataaattaatatgtTTTGATTTTCCAGTACAATGATTAGTGTAAGTATAAACCTAAAAGCACGACTAGATATTGATTACTGAATTCATAATGATAACTTTTTCACATTTATCATAGTTACATACCATGAAGAATATGTTCGAGTTAAGTGTTTTAGTTTGTAAAAGCCACAGAATTTTTTTTTGGCAAATTCTCACAAAATAATGGCAACGTTTAAGTTGGAGAACATGTCCAAGGTACTGAAGTATTTTCAGAATATTGTCAAGAATGATTAAGCAATTTTCAGGATGAAAACATATTTGCAACTAACAGTGATATCACCCTATCATTCAAAAATCCTAATGATATACTAATTGCTGATGCAAATAATAGAAGAACCATCCCTAACATTATTTATCACGATCAAACAATGACTAAGCAAGAAAccaaaacagtaaaagaaaataaagttctGTTACCTTGCCAATTGATTTTTTTGCACTTAAGGaaacaacagcatctttaacttCTGAAATGATGACATCAAATCAAAATTAGATCCTTTTTTTCAAGTTCAAATTTACTTGATGAAGCCAAACACATTTAAATTACAATCATAGAGGGTAAAGGAATACCACAACCTCATGATTATGATAAGTAGATCAAAATAGAAGAAATCACCAGCATGAAAACTCAGCTATGCATAAGCAATACTCAAACAATTTAAATATTCCCATGGTAATAATATTTTAAGCATTGTCAACGTTCCCATGCATAAGCATGCtggtgatttttaaaaaaattgtcctTTCCACATTGTCAACGTTCTAAACATGAACTGACCCAAGTTCTGTTTCACATATGAAAAGTAAATAACAATAGACCATATAATAAATTTCAAATCCAGATAGTTGGGCATGTTATCATATTACATCATTACAAGCTACAAGTAGGACTTTAAGTTTGCTATCccaaaattttaaataaggataaattgtcaaaattaataaGAATTGAAGTAATTAAGGTGTAATGGTCAATTTTTGAggttatatttaatttatttgaggAGATTTAATTGCAACTAGAGGTTGATTATAAGTTAGGTTGAGTTAGACACAAATTTAAGTCAATTTGGCTTTTATTAGAGTTGTATCAAACCACTATTGATGTTAATTCGAGTTTATCTTGCCAACGAGTCAACATAATATTAGGAAATTAGCAACTTAACAAAGTTTCATTATCCTATTATCTTCAACTTGATTGAAGTCCT contains:
- the LOC122009582 gene encoding uncharacterized protein LOC122009582 → MAKEKKCAKESNSSIKDSKSFNRKLEKKQKFYAKVKDAVVSLSAKKSIGKKKRERRQRKLKAYDLSALSEFLPDLNTIQRPISSKNSKPNSKDRQKLVQIEGAHLKRVLDDPVFQMDPLAAIHEHLRRTQPPPETVKERISGKKQSKKKKKKPSSGSQLMDI